Below is a genomic region from Persicimonas caeni.
TTCTCCCCTTTGAAGGTCTGAATCAGCAGCGGGACAGCCGGGCTGCCCAGCTGTTGGACGGCCAAGCCGCACTCTTTGGAGACGTTCTGGCCCTTCATGTTGCCCAAGAACAGGCCCTTGACGAGCGCTTGCTTGGCCGGCTCGTCGATGGACTGCGGGGTCTTCTGGGCGATCTCACCCATGACCTCGCAGCTGTAGGCGTGCAGCGCGATCGGGTAGTTGTCGACGTCGAGGTTGAGCGTCTCGGTCAACAGGCCGACCATCTGCGGGTCGGGCATGTGCGCGAACGCCTGCAGAAGTCCCTGCTTGAGCTCGTTGTCGTCGCTCGACTTGTAGAGCGCGATCATGTCCGGGATCGCCTCTTTGACACCGGCTTCGCCGAGCGCCGAAGCGGCAGCCGACGCGTAGCCGGTTGCGTTCTCCTGCACCTCTTTCATGTAGGCGTCTTTGGCCTCGGGCACACGAAGCTGCACGAGGATCTGCATGGCGTCCTTCTGGTTCTGGCCACCGTCGAGGTAGACCTTAGCCAGCGCGGGAGCGACCTTCTTCTTGGCCTCCTCGTCGAGCTCGCCGAGCTTCTGCAGCGCCAGCGTGCGTCCGGTCGGATCGTCCTCCATCAGGCGCTTGCTGATGTAGTCGGGGTTCTCCCAATCGGGCTGCTCACAGGCGGTGAGCGCCGGCACGAGGCATAGGGCGACCAGCGCGGCGGCGAGTTTGCGCCCGGCGGTCGTTTTCAATAGTGCGAGGTTCATCGACTCCTCCTTCTTCGGAATCCGTATGGAAGCGCGCCGGCGCCCCGGGAGTCGGGGGGCCGGTGCGGTACTTCATGCTGGTAATCAACAACTTTCAACGAGTTGCTGCATTGTTCGGCGAAGCGCTGCCGAGGTCAAGGGGCGCTTGTGCGTCCTCTTACTCGTCGTCAGCTTGGTCCTCTTCCTCGATCTGGGGCACGTAGCCGATATACGGCAGGTTGCGATACAACTCGGCGTAGTCGAGCCCGTAGCCGATGACGAACTTGTCGGGGATCTCGAAGCCGGTGTACTCGATGGGCACCTCGACCTTTCGGCCGGCCGGCTTGTCGAGCAGCGTGACCACCGACAGCGACTTCGGATGACGCGTCTGCAGGTTCTCGAGCAGGTACTTCATCGTCAGGCCGGTGTCGACGATGTCCTCGACGATCAACACGTTCTTGCCTTCGATGGGATCGGAGAGGTCCTGAGTCATGCGCACCACGCCGCTCGACTTGGTGCTGTCGCCGTAGCTGGACAGCCCCAGAAAGTCGACCGACAGGTCCAGGTCGATGTAGCGGACCAGGTCGGTCACGAACATGAAGCAGCCCTTGAGCACACCGATGATGTG
It encodes:
- the hpt gene encoding hypoxanthine phosphoribosyltransferase, with the translated sequence MTADFEGEQVHIIGVLKGCFMFVTDLVRYIDLDLSVDFLGLSSYGDSTKSSGVVRMTQDLSDPIEGKNVLIVEDIVDTGLTMKYLLENLQTRHPKSLSVVTLLDKPAGRKVEVPIEYTGFEIPDKFVIGYGLDYAELYRNLPYIGYVPQIEEEDQADDE